TCATCTGGCCTCTCTGGCCCCTACCCCCAGCGGCACCATGGCCTGAATCGAAGCAGGTTGGCGCGATGGCgtccggaggaggaagaaaagaacaAGTGCTCAAGGGGTACGCGAGCTATGGGCCTGGTATTGCTACGAATATGGCCCAACTAGTAATAGTTAGCAACAACCGGTCAATTGTAAAAGCCCAAAGGCTAGTAGAAGCACCCGAAGCCCACGCCAATGCACTAGATAGATAGAGTCAGTTTCGGCTGCTCTCTGCTAGTCTGCTGCGCTTTCCTcctctaaaaaaaaaagtttagccGCTCTGCTTGCCGCTCGCCCGCTCGTGCCATGAGAGCTGATCAATGTCGATGCAATTCCCGCGGGCACAGGCACCCGGCGGCCAAATTCCATTGCACATGTAACGATTGGTATCGAAGGTAGAATGGAGGCTTTActtcaataaaataaaatagaatgGAGGCAAATATGTGTTCGATTCGCCATGTGTGTTTGCCCCACCTATAATAGTTGTTTGAATTCAGTTCATGCAAACGCTGATGACCAGTGGATGCTGCTTCTCTGGTTTTTATGGACTACCATTGGATTTGGAACACGCTAAGGTTGAACATCTTGTACATATGCGATTTTGGATGGCCAGTGGATGCTGCTTCTCTTCTGTTTTAGACCAGGACCAGCTCCTCTGTATTTATTTAGTCATTCAGACTACAATCTTGCTACAAACATTGCCACTGGTAAAAAGTAGGGGCCATGAGTAGCCCAAGAAGTCACTGTGGCATACTGGCATCCTTATTAGCACAAAGGTGATCTGCCAGGTTTCATCTCGTGTGTGTTATGGAGTAAAGCAACCCTTACTCTGCATGACATCAACAGATAAAATGATCTCTGAAAACGGTTTTCCTATGAAATTCCTCCAATCCAAATAAAGGGCCACGTTTTGGCGGGGACTTAGCTGAATGAACTGAAACAAAACACCTTTAATCCATAAGCATCACTGAACTGATTATAATTTCAGTGATTTTATTTCCTGAGAATAAAGACTAGAGTTCATTTGATGAATCGATTGTCACTTGCAGGGATTAGCAAGCGGAGTTCCACACAAGCACTTGTTGTGCTGGAAGTTGAAGAGGTCGAATCTCCCCATGTGGCCGCCGGTGGGCACCGCGCCGCAGAGCCGGTTGTAGCTGACGTTGAAGAACTGAAGGTTCGTGAGGTTGGCAACCTCCGCTGGGATGCCGCCTGTGATGGCGTTGTGGCTCACGTCGATGAAGTAGAGCTGCTCCGGCAGCCCCACGCCGGAAAGGTCGAAGCTGAAGGCGTTCCGCGACAGGTCCAGGTACTGGAGCTCCTTTCCCCGGCCGAAGAGGCCCGACGCGTCGCCGGTGAAGCGGTTGCGCGACAGGTCGAGGTGCGCGAAATTGGCGGCGGCGAACTCGGCGGGGAGGGCGCCGGACAGGTTGTTGTGCGACAGCCAGAGGTAGATCTGGTCGGCGGACTTGCTGAGGAGCCGCGGAGGGATGGAGCCGGTGAGGCGGTTGCGGCTGAGGTTGATGCCGGAGAGGTTTGGGATGGCGGCGAGCGAGGTCGGGATGGTGCCTGTTAGGGAGTTGAAGGAGAGGTCGAGGAAGGTGAGCTTGGTGAGCGCGCCGAGGAAGGACGGCACGGGCCCGGAGACGGCGGTCCAGGAGATGGTGAGGGAGGAGAGGTTGGAGAGCTtggcgatggccggcgggatGGGACCGGATATGCCAGGGAGGTGGTGCCACGTGAGGCTCTGGAGGTGGacgaggccggcgacggcgtcggggaTGGTGCCCGTGATGTTATCGTCCTGGAACACGGAGAGGCCGACGACGCGGCCGGTGGAGTCGTCGCAGTCGACGTCGTACCAGTCGCAGCACGGGTAGTCGGGCGTCCAGGACGCGAAGTGGTAGGGGTTGCCGAGCGCAGCCTTGATGGCTAGCAGCGCCGCGTTGTCGCCGGAATGGCAGCGGGccttgctggcggcggcggcgacggagacgaGGGAGGCTACGGTGAGCAGCAGCACGGCGTGTCGGAAGGCGCCGCGCGTCTTCATCTAAATTGTCTTGCTTATTGTGGCCTAGTCGGCTCGGATGAAATGGATAAGAAGGGAGCAGAGGAGGAGTGGGATTTATAAGTTAATTTGAAGCAAAATTTCAGCTTTGGTCTCTTTTTAGTTTGTATTGGTAACTAAGCACCATGCGCGCCAAAAGACGGTAGTGGGTTCTTGCCTGCTAACCTTTACTGACGGAATATGTTGTTGGTCATTTGGTCAATGAGCACAGCCAAGCTAGAGTGGCGACTGGCGACTGCTATGATATGACCCTCACTTCCTTCTCAAATCAGACCAAGTCCAATGCTCCGCCGTGTACAGCAGCCCTGACCCCTGAGACCATGTAGGCTTCGATGCCACAGGCCCACAGCCCACATGGAGGAGAGGGTGTGAGATTGTGGTTCCAAGTCATTTGTTaaattctctctctctcacgcgcacacacacacgctcattttttaaaatattctaACATAATAATTATATAGATAGACACTTATCTTTATTATCCGGTTCTAACATACTTTGCTTAGCAATTACTATGTGCACTTTTTATAGATTTGTAGTATGGTTACTTTACACTTTTATAATAGTACAAGCtggtgtttttttaaaaaaagatataaTAATATAATGGGTACTACGATTATAATATGACAGAATGGTGGTTGGGTGTCAATGAATTTTGTAAAAAAGTTGGAATTTATCTTTTTCCTAACGTGTCTTATGAGGATTAATGTGGATGAGTCTCCGGTTAGTAATAATAAGATGGATAAGAATGGCCGGGTATAGTGATTTGAGGTATCCATCCTCACAATCATCTGATAATCATTAATATTTGTTCAAACTGGTGGCTTCATTGTTCAAAATCAATTGGAGCCGCTTCTCTCAGTAATTGAGGGGGCATCCACTATCCTTTCAATTGTGAACATTTCATTGCTTAATATAGCCAAAATTGTTGCGAGCTGTCCTCCCAAATCAACGCTACTTTAGTTCTTAAACATAAGCATATGACGTTTAGCAATTAGCAAAAGCTAAATAGTTGAATATACAGCTAATTAGTTTGTACTAAACATCAGATATTCAAGGATGGGAGGGAATAAATGATAACTGTTATGGACACCTTCTTTGGCAAGAAGTTCCTGCGCAGGACCAAGAGTCGTCCAGCGAGTTAGTAATAGCTTTTAAATGGATTTGGTTTAGAGATATCTGGAAATTAGTTAGTAGTCTGTTAGGGTACAATTATACTCAAGCAAGAATATCCGTCTATCTCAagctatatctatatctatatctatatctaatGCCATTAATCTAGCTATATACCACCAGCATGAGGACGAGATATCCATCTACCTCGAGCTATATCTATTATTAATCTAGCCATATCATAGCTCATTTGTCACCGTTTGACATAAATTGAATAGCAACTCCAACAAGTTCTCCTGGACTATTTGTCTTGGTATACATAGGAAGGTTTTGATGGttatctccctccctcccgcacACATAGATGTAGGAGTATTATTAGCAGTAATTAATCTGAACATCTATCTTGCATTTTTTCTACAAGTCGATTCCATGAGCATCAATTAAATACTATATCATGATTCtcgacatactccctccgtcctaaaaaagaatgcaactctcgtttctcgaggagtcaaacagtttcaagtttaactaaatttataaaaaaatactaacattcacgtctccaaatagatttagtatgaaaatatattacatgattaatctattaatatttattttgtaccataaatgttagtactattttgtattaatttggttaaatttaaaattggttgGCTTCTCGGatagttgcattctttttgagGGCCTGTATATATAGACGACCACTCACTGGATAGTCAGAAATCATATAGCACCAACACGATGTCTACGGGGACGAAAGCCGTCGCCGTTGTGCTGGTAGTTGTGTGTGCAATCGTCTGTAACCA
This sequence is a window from Setaria italica strain Yugu1 chromosome III, Setaria_italica_v2.0, whole genome shotgun sequence. Protein-coding genes within it:
- the LOC101763349 gene encoding polygalacturonase inhibitor, encoding MKTRGAFRHAVLLLTVASLVSVAAAASKARCHSGDNAALLAIKAALGNPYHFASWTPDYPCCDWYDVDCDDSTGRVVGLSVFQDDNITGTIPDAVAGLVHLQSLTWHHLPGISGPIPPAIAKLSNLSSLTISWTAVSGPVPSFLGALTKLTFLDLSFNSLTGTIPTSLAAIPNLSGINLSRNRLTGSIPPRLLSKSADQIYLWLSHNNLSGALPAEFAAANFAHLDLSRNRFTGDASGLFGRGKELQYLDLSRNAFSFDLSGVGLPEQLYFIDVSHNAITGGIPAEVANLTNLQFFNVSYNRLCGAVPTGGHMGRFDLFNFQHNKCLCGTPLANPCK